In Candidatus Contubernalis alkalaceticus, the following proteins share a genomic window:
- a CDS encoding CgeB family protein, translating to MRIFYASDTRPTLVQSDLWRSNLYLSLTDLGHDVVEFQYDLRETFQYLDTKNPKHLEFIKKNRPRVTEELVKQIRAAHEEKPVDLFFSYFYDACILPEAVEEIKSLGIKTVNFFCNASYQLYLVQEISPHYDWCLVTEKFRLEDYRALGANPIYCQEAANPNVYKPYDLPAEFDVTFVGQAYGDRSHFIKYLLDQGIDIRVWGYGWQDFSPEYRQANRPSTLKRAVNIGCRLMTREGWKIAAERIKSKSAVQDSDGDGSPHCSVIPVDLPSHLLGGPLSDLEMIQMYSRSKINLGFSTCGSTHTTGERILQIRLRDFEVPMSGGFYLVEYMEELEEFFKVGEEIVCYHNLEDLAEKIHYYLKHDEKREKIRRAGVERCRRDHTWQKRFQAAFKEMGLK from the coding sequence ATGCGAATATTTTATGCTTCCGATACCAGGCCCACCCTGGTTCAGTCTGACCTGTGGCGGAGCAATCTTTATCTGTCCCTAACGGACCTGGGACATGATGTGGTGGAATTTCAGTATGACCTGAGGGAAACTTTTCAGTATTTAGATACTAAAAACCCTAAACATTTGGAGTTTATTAAAAAAAACCGTCCCCGGGTGACGGAAGAACTGGTAAAACAGATCAGGGCGGCCCACGAAGAAAAACCTGTAGATTTATTCTTCAGCTATTTTTATGATGCCTGTATACTGCCGGAGGCGGTGGAGGAGATAAAAAGTTTGGGCATAAAGACTGTTAACTTTTTTTGCAATGCCTCCTATCAGCTGTATCTGGTGCAGGAAATATCACCCCACTATGACTGGTGCCTGGTTACAGAAAAATTCCGTTTGGAGGATTACCGGGCTCTGGGGGCTAATCCCATATACTGCCAGGAAGCGGCCAATCCCAACGTATATAAGCCCTATGACCTGCCGGCGGAATTTGATGTCACCTTTGTAGGGCAAGCGTACGGGGACCGTTCCCATTTCATAAAATATCTTCTGGACCAGGGGATAGATATCCGGGTATGGGGATACGGCTGGCAGGATTTTTCTCCGGAATACCGACAGGCTAATCGGCCCAGCACTCTTAAGCGGGCGGTGAACATAGGCTGCCGCTTGATGACCCGGGAGGGCTGGAAAATAGCGGCGGAACGAATCAAAAGTAAAAGCGCAGTTCAAGACAGTGATGGAGATGGTTCTCCCCACTGTTCGGTAATCCCGGTGGATCTCCCCTCTCACCTGTTGGGAGGCCCTCTATCAGACCTGGAAATGATACAGATGTACAGCCGCTCTAAAATTAATCTGGGCTTTTCCACCTGCGGCAGCACCCATACCACCGGTGAGCGCATCCTTCAGATCCGTTTACGGGATTTTGAAGTTCCCATGAGCGGAGGGTTTTACCTGGTGGAATATATGGAGGAGCTGGAGGAGTTTTTCAAGGTGGGAGAAGAAATCGTCTGCTATCATAACTTAGAGGATTTGGCGGAGAAAATACACTACTATTTGAAACATGATGAAAAGCGGGAGAAAATCCGCAGAGCAGGGGTTGAAAGGTGCCGTCGGGACCATACCTGGCAGAAGAGATTTCAAGCCGCTTTTAAGGAGATGGGCCTGAAATGA
- a CDS encoding glycosyltransferase family 2 protein, producing MSKVPKVTVLMSVYNGEEFLAEAVESILEQTFQDFQFLILNNGSTDKTPEIVDSYNDPRIRLVHNEKNLGLAGSLNRGLDLAEGEYVVRMDCDDISLPQRLDKQAAFMDSNPKVGVCGTWVETMGETPGEIKRFQQDPDLIKAGLLFGNFYITHPSVIMRSSLFKKHKLYYNPALYPAEDYALWQKCSKLFPLTNIPEVLLKYRILPTSGSHANQEHLWEVLRLIARESLLELGVYNGEEDLSMHMDFRSLKRPVSQEMLIKAEQWLQRIKTANQLKKIYPEKALMAVLEERWFYLCNTAAGLGPRVWHIYSKSPFSSTNHLPFSKKARFGLRCLLKKKTITGM from the coding sequence ATGAGTAAAGTCCCTAAGGTAACCGTATTAATGTCTGTATATAACGGGGAAGAGTTTCTTGCGGAAGCCGTGGAGAGTATTTTGGAACAGACCTTTCAGGATTTTCAATTTCTGATTTTAAATAATGGCTCCACAGACAAGACTCCGGAGATTGTTGATTCATACAACGATCCCCGGATTCGACTGGTGCATAATGAAAAAAATTTAGGCCTGGCCGGTTCATTAAACAGAGGACTTGACCTGGCGGAAGGTGAATATGTTGTGAGAATGGATTGTGATGATATCAGCCTTCCCCAGCGTCTGGACAAACAGGCTGCCTTCATGGATTCCAATCCAAAAGTGGGGGTCTGCGGCACCTGGGTGGAGACAATGGGGGAAACCCCTGGGGAGATTAAAAGATTTCAGCAGGACCCTGACCTTATAAAAGCCGGGCTGTTGTTTGGAAATTTTTACATAACCCATCCCTCGGTAATCATGCGCAGTTCATTATTTAAGAAGCATAAGCTTTATTATAATCCTGCACTGTATCCGGCAGAGGATTATGCCCTATGGCAGAAATGCAGTAAACTATTTCCTTTGACCAATATTCCGGAGGTGCTGCTTAAATACCGCATACTGCCCACCAGCGGCAGCCATGCCAATCAAGAACATCTTTGGGAAGTATTACGACTGATCGCCCGGGAAAGCCTGCTGGAACTGGGGGTCTACAACGGGGAAGAGGATTTATCCATGCACATGGACTTCAGAAGCCTGAAAAGGCCCGTCAGTCAAGAAATGTTGATAAAAGCAGAACAATGGCTGCAGAGAATAAAAACTGCAAATCAACTCAAGAAAATATATCCAGAGAAAGCCTTGATGGCGGTGTTGGAGGAACGTTGGTTTTACCTCTGCAATACTGCTGCCGGTTTGGGCCCCCGGGTCTGGCATATATACAGTAAATCACCCTTCAGCAGCACAAACCATCTGCCCTTTTCTAAAAAAGCCAGGTTTGGGCTAAGGTGCCTGTTGAAAAAGAAAACAATCACCGGGATGTAA
- the gmd gene encoding GDP-mannose 4,6-dehydratase — MAKIALITGVTGQDGAYLAELLLDKGYIVHGIKRRSSLFNTQRVDHLYKDPQEEKTNFYMHYGDLTDATNIIRIIQETRPDEIYNLAAQSHVQVSFETPEYTANADALGTLRILEALRILKLEDKVRFYQASTSELYGKVQEIPQKETTPFYPRSPYAVAKLYSYWIVVNYREAYGIHASNGILFNHESPIRGETFVTRKITRAAARIKMGLQKKLYLGNMNAQRDWGFAGDYVKAMWLMLQQDQPDDYVIASGETHTVREFCQLAFQEAGTILRWEGEGVNEKGIDNETGKVLVEVSPKYFRPTEVELLLGDPSKAKEKLGWKTEVSLAKLVKMMVASDIKEAEHEVFCIKEGYPYYAANE; from the coding sequence ATGGCTAAAATTGCATTAATTACCGGTGTTACCGGCCAGGACGGTGCGTACCTGGCGGAACTGCTCTTAGACAAAGGGTATATCGTCCATGGGATTAAGAGACGTTCCTCTCTGTTTAACACCCAGAGGGTAGACCATCTCTATAAAGACCCTCAAGAGGAAAAAACCAACTTCTACATGCACTATGGGGACCTGACCGATGCTACCAATATTATCCGTATCATTCAAGAGACCCGTCCCGATGAAATATACAATCTGGCTGCTCAAAGTCATGTTCAGGTGTCCTTTGAGACCCCGGAATACACTGCCAATGCCGATGCCCTGGGGACCCTGCGGATACTAGAAGCTCTACGAATTTTAAAACTGGAGGACAAAGTACGATTTTACCAGGCCTCCACATCTGAGCTCTACGGCAAGGTCCAGGAAATACCCCAAAAGGAGACTACTCCCTTTTATCCCCGCAGTCCGTATGCCGTGGCTAAGCTTTACAGCTACTGGATTGTGGTGAACTACCGGGAGGCTTACGGTATCCACGCCAGCAACGGCATTTTGTTCAACCACGAATCCCCCATCCGGGGAGAGACCTTTGTAACCCGGAAAATAACCCGGGCGGCGGCCCGTATTAAGATGGGGCTGCAGAAAAAGCTCTACCTGGGCAACATGAATGCCCAAAGGGACTGGGGTTTTGCCGGGGACTATGTAAAGGCCATGTGGCTGATGCTGCAGCAGGACCAGCCCGACGATTACGTTATTGCCTCCGGTGAAACTCATACCGTGAGAGAATTTTGTCAGCTTGCTTTCCAGGAAGCCGGGACTATTCTTCGTTGGGAAGGTGAAGGAGTTAATGAAAAAGGCATAGACAATGAAACTGGAAAGGTTTTAGTGGAAGTGAGCCCTAAATATTTCCGACCCACAGAAGTTGAGCTGCTCTTGGGTGATCCCTCCAAGGCTAAAGAAAAATTGGGTTGGAAGACGGAAGTAAGTTTAGCAAAATTGGTGAAAATGATGGTGGCTTCAGATATTAAAGAGGCAGAGCATGAGGTGTTCTGTATCAAGGAGGGTTATCCTTACTATGCAGCCAACGAGTAA
- the rfbF gene encoding glucose-1-phosphate cytidylyltransferase, whose protein sequence is MKLAILCGGYGTRIRDVADNIPKPMIPIGGYPILWHIMKYYAHFGHNDFLLCLGYKGSVIKDYFLNYKIHNSDFTIDLSGQKDIQYLDGTCELDWKVTLAETGTNAMTGARVKRIQKYLSGEDNFMLTYGDGVGDVDLEKLVDFHLSHGKILTVTGVRPPGRFGELNCDANGQVTEFNEKPQASGGRISGGFFVCRSEIFSYLPDREDLVFEIDPIRQLVREGQMMVFEHDGFWQPMDTFRDYKLLNDTYEKGEAPWVLWR, encoded by the coding sequence TTGAAATTAGCAATACTGTGCGGTGGTTATGGAACCCGAATACGGGATGTTGCGGACAACATTCCTAAACCCATGATTCCCATCGGAGGGTATCCTATCCTTTGGCATATAATGAAGTATTATGCTCACTTTGGACATAATGATTTTTTGCTCTGCCTGGGCTATAAGGGCAGCGTTATTAAGGACTATTTCCTAAATTATAAGATTCACAATAGTGATTTTACCATTGATCTTTCAGGCCAAAAAGATATCCAGTATCTTGACGGCACCTGTGAACTGGATTGGAAAGTTACCCTGGCGGAAACCGGCACCAATGCCATGACTGGAGCCCGGGTGAAGCGTATCCAGAAATATCTTTCCGGAGAGGATAACTTTATGTTAACTTATGGGGACGGGGTGGGGGATGTTGATTTAGAAAAATTAGTAGATTTTCATCTCTCCCATGGAAAAATTCTCACCGTCACCGGGGTGCGGCCTCCGGGAAGATTTGGTGAACTGAACTGCGATGCTAATGGCCAGGTTACTGAATTTAATGAAAAACCCCAGGCCAGTGGCGGCCGGATATCCGGAGGATTTTTTGTCTGCCGTTCTGAGATTTTTTCCTACCTTCCGGATCGGGAAGACCTGGTGTTTGAAATAGATCCCATCCGGCAGCTGGTGCGGGAGGGACAGATGATGGTTTTTGAACATGACGGTTTTTGGCAGCCTATGGATACCTTTCGGGACTATAAGCTGTTAAACGATACTTATGAAAAAGGAGAAGCTCCATGGGTGCTTTGGCGCTAA
- a CDS encoding ABC transporter ATP-binding protein, whose protein sequence is MDPVIQIENLSKKYLIRHQQQEPYSTLRDVMADTARKVVKKLKSPFQGKKETDPTREEFWALSDITLDINPGDRIGIIGKNGAGKTTLLKVLSRITEPTSGRVKVRGRIASLLEVGTGFHPELTGRENIYLNGAILGMHKSEISNKFDEIVEFAQVEQFLDTPVKRYSSGMHVRLAFSVASHLEPEILIVDEVLAVGDAQFQKKCLGKMEDVGKEGRTVLFVSHNMSLIKQLCSRAVLLEKGKVKGIGDTESTVLSYLSDYVSHGAVVDMTQFQNTFGSEIEVESIEILNPVENFFAVWWDEPVKLRINFKSHKKLSNVSVSFGFLTMDYIQVVNVRNENENCAFDLEENNRYQITASIDHSLRAGYYNLYIGIYSGAKIYYHIPTPVAQIEILDNGKSNYFMRNDGLIYCRSQWKLDESL, encoded by the coding sequence ATGGACCCGGTTATTCAGATTGAAAATTTGAGCAAAAAATACCTGATCAGGCATCAACAGCAGGAACCTTATTCAACGCTGCGGGATGTTATGGCTGACACAGCCAGGAAAGTGGTCAAAAAATTAAAAAGTCCTTTCCAGGGAAAAAAAGAAACGGACCCCACCCGGGAGGAATTTTGGGCTTTAAGTGATATAACTCTGGATATTAATCCAGGGGATCGTATTGGGATTATCGGTAAAAATGGAGCGGGAAAAACAACTCTATTGAAGGTATTAAGTAGAATCACTGAGCCTACCAGCGGCAGAGTAAAGGTAAGGGGCCGTATTGCCAGCCTGCTGGAGGTGGGTACCGGCTTTCACCCCGAACTAACCGGCAGGGAAAATATATACTTAAACGGTGCTATATTAGGTATGCACAAGAGTGAAATATCAAATAAGTTTGATGAAATAGTAGAGTTTGCTCAAGTGGAACAGTTTTTGGATACACCAGTAAAACGTTATTCCTCAGGAATGCATGTGCGCCTTGCCTTCTCCGTAGCCTCTCACCTGGAACCAGAAATATTAATCGTGGATGAGGTGCTGGCGGTGGGGGATGCCCAGTTCCAAAAAAAATGTCTGGGCAAGATGGAGGACGTGGGCAAAGAGGGAAGGACGGTGCTTTTTGTCAGTCACAATATGAGCCTGATTAAACAGCTGTGCAGCAGGGCTGTTCTGTTGGAAAAAGGAAAGGTGAAGGGAATAGGCGATACCGAATCAACGGTTCTCTCTTATCTGTCTGATTATGTGAGTCATGGTGCAGTGGTTGACATGACTCAATTTCAAAATACCTTTGGCAGCGAAATAGAAGTTGAGTCAATAGAAATACTAAATCCTGTAGAGAATTTTTTTGCCGTCTGGTGGGATGAGCCGGTTAAACTGAGGATTAATTTTAAATCCCATAAAAAGCTTTCTAACGTATCTGTCTCCTTCGGATTCTTAACCATGGACTATATTCAGGTGGTCAATGTAAGAAATGAAAATGAAAACTGTGCTTTTGACCTGGAGGAAAATAACAGATACCAGATTACTGCTTCTATTGATCACAGCTTACGGGCAGGTTATTACAATCTCTATATCGGAATTTATTCCGGGGCAAAGATTTATTATCATATCCCTACTCCGGTGGCTCAAATAGAAATTTTAGATAACGGTAAGTCCAACTATTTTATGAGAAACGACGGACTCATATACTGCAGGTCCCAATGGAAATTGGATGAGTCCCTTTAA
- the rfbG gene encoding CDP-glucose 4,6-dehydratase, whose product MGALALKEGLSLFRDKRVLVTGHTGFKGSWLSLWLHMLGAEVTGYALPPEREQDHFNLLGLDNIIHSVEGDIRDLSCFINTVEEFQPEFLFHLAAQPLVRLSYEEPKLTFDTNIAGSVNILEACRQVPSIRTLIYVTSDKCYKNQEWIWGYRENDELGGHDPYSASKAAAEIVFQSYLACFFNTNDRLGAASVRSGNVIGGGDWAQDRIVPDCIRALQEKQPVVLRNPGSTRPWQHVLEPLGGYLFLATRLHENSKGYAGSWNFGPQAESLRSVSDLAERILKCWGEGKIQVQAQQGAPHEAGLLQLNCDKARQEMGWSPRWDFDRTVERTALWYKEVGQGQPALTITRGQIQEYMKELESNHD is encoded by the coding sequence ATGGGTGCTTTGGCGCTAAAAGAAGGACTGTCCCTGTTCAGGGATAAACGAGTTTTGGTAACCGGCCACACCGGATTCAAAGGTTCATGGCTCAGTTTATGGCTTCATATGCTGGGGGCAGAGGTAACCGGTTATGCCCTGCCTCCTGAAAGAGAACAGGACCATTTCAACCTGCTGGGGCTGGATAATATTATTCACTCCGTGGAGGGGGATATCCGGGATTTATCATGTTTTATCAACACCGTGGAAGAGTTTCAGCCGGAGTTCCTGTTTCACCTGGCGGCCCAGCCCCTGGTAAGGCTCTCCTATGAAGAGCCCAAACTAACCTTTGATACCAATATAGCCGGTTCTGTAAATATTTTGGAGGCCTGCCGACAGGTGCCTTCGATACGAACCTTAATCTATGTGACCTCGGATAAGTGTTATAAAAATCAGGAATGGATATGGGGCTACCGGGAGAACGATGAACTGGGGGGGCACGACCCCTACAGCGCCTCCAAAGCGGCGGCGGAGATAGTATTTCAGTCATATCTGGCTTGTTTTTTCAATACTAATGACCGGTTGGGGGCGGCCAGCGTGCGAAGTGGAAATGTAATTGGCGGCGGTGACTGGGCCCAGGACCGTATCGTTCCAGACTGTATCAGAGCTCTTCAGGAAAAACAACCTGTAGTTCTGCGAAACCCCGGATCCACCCGGCCCTGGCAGCATGTGCTGGAACCCCTGGGTGGGTACCTGTTCCTGGCGACCAGGCTGCATGAAAACTCAAAGGGTTACGCCGGTTCCTGGAACTTTGGCCCCCAGGCAGAGTCCCTGCGAAGCGTATCTGACCTGGCAGAAAGAATTTTGAAATGTTGGGGAGAAGGAAAAATCCAGGTTCAGGCACAACAAGGGGCACCCCACGAAGCGGGGCTTCTGCAGCTGAACTGTGATAAAGCCCGGCAGGAAATGGGTTGGAGCCCCCGATGGGATTTTGACCGTACCGTAGAGAGGACAGCTTTGTGGTATAAAGAAGTGGGGCAGGGCCAACCGGCCCTAACCATAACCCGGGGACAGATCCAAGAATATATGAAGGAGTTGGAAAGCAATCATGATTGA
- a CDS encoding dTDP-4-dehydrorhamnose 3,5-epimerase family protein: MIEGVVITPLKQFLDERGKVMHMFRCDSDNFEQFGEIYFSCVYPGAIKGWHIHKLMTLNYAVPTGNIKLVLYDNREDSATRGELQEIFLGPDNYCLVTIPPLVWNGFKGIGTEMAVVANCSSIPHDPEEIDRLDPFDASIPYNWDIKHQ; the protein is encoded by the coding sequence ATGATTGAAGGAGTAGTAATTACACCGCTAAAACAGTTTTTAGATGAGCGGGGAAAAGTAATGCACATGTTTCGCTGTGACAGCGACAACTTTGAACAGTTTGGTGAAATATATTTTTCCTGCGTATATCCCGGGGCTATTAAAGGATGGCATATTCACAAACTTATGACCCTGAACTATGCCGTGCCCACCGGAAATATAAAACTGGTACTATATGACAACCGAGAGGACAGCGCAACCCGAGGAGAACTTCAGGAAATTTTCTTAGGTCCCGACAACTACTGCCTGGTAACCATTCCCCCTCTGGTGTGGAACGGATTTAAGGGTATCGGCACAGAAATGGCCGTTGTAGCCAACTGCTCCTCCATTCCCCATGACCCTGAGGAGATTGACCGTCTGGACCCCTTTGACGCCAGCATTCCCTATAACTGGGATATCAAACACCAATAA
- a CDS encoding mannose-1-phosphate guanylyltransferase/mannose-6-phosphate isomerase, with translation METIALILAGGSGTRLWPLSRQSMPKQLLALTGNRTLLQETCRRLFPLIPPWGQWIITGEGFYHQVQKQVENLQKEFPSSPIEQYIEVMLEPEGKNTAPAIFWAAERCRRLYGEDTRLLVLPSDHLITMEDKYIESLKKGIDKAGEGSLVTFGIPPTHPETGYGYIKVNGDSSEEVIPVEGFVEKPDAVTAEKFLKDGSYYWNSGMFVFHVGTLLQEAMERCPDICAPFCQQDPFNPEQVKNAYRQTKTQSIDYAVMEHTKRSFMVPASFGWNDVGSWQSLYEVSEKDEQGNVASGKNIAIDTQGCLIYGKERLIATIGIENMAVIDTPDALMVCPLDQTQRIREVVDRLKEQNSRVHIEHQTVERPWGSYTVIQEGPGYKIKKIIVNPKQKLSLQMHYHRSEHWIVVQGTAKITNGSTEIFVHENESSYIAKSTLHRLENPGTIPLEIIEAQCGSYLGEDDIVRIDDDYGREV, from the coding sequence ATGGAAACCATTGCATTAATATTGGCCGGAGGTTCCGGCACCCGCTTATGGCCCTTGAGCCGGCAGTCTATGCCCAAGCAGCTGTTAGCCTTAACGGGGAACCGGACACTGCTCCAGGAAACCTGCAGACGCCTCTTTCCCCTGATCCCCCCCTGGGGGCAGTGGATTATTACAGGAGAGGGCTTCTACCACCAGGTGCAGAAGCAGGTGGAGAACCTTCAGAAGGAATTTCCCTCCTCTCCAATAGAACAGTACATAGAGGTGATGTTGGAGCCGGAAGGCAAAAATACTGCCCCTGCCATATTCTGGGCGGCTGAACGCTGCCGGAGATTATATGGGGAGGATACCAGGCTGCTGGTTTTACCCTCCGACCATTTGATTACCATGGAAGATAAATATATTGAATCCTTAAAAAAGGGAATAGATAAAGCCGGGGAGGGGAGCCTGGTCACCTTTGGCATTCCTCCTACCCATCCGGAAACAGGTTACGGCTACATAAAAGTGAACGGGGACTCTTCAGAAGAAGTTATTCCGGTAGAGGGTTTTGTGGAGAAACCCGATGCGGTTACTGCAGAAAAGTTTCTAAAAGACGGTTCTTATTACTGGAACAGCGGGATGTTTGTTTTTCACGTAGGGACACTGCTTCAGGAAGCCATGGAACGGTGCCCGGATATTTGCGCTCCCTTTTGTCAACAGGACCCCTTTAATCCGGAACAGGTTAAAAACGCCTACCGGCAGACTAAAACACAATCCATCGATTATGCAGTGATGGAGCATACTAAACGGTCCTTTATGGTGCCGGCCTCCTTTGGCTGGAATGATGTGGGCAGCTGGCAGAGTTTATATGAGGTAAGTGAGAAAGATGAGCAGGGCAATGTAGCCAGCGGGAAAAACATCGCAATTGATACCCAGGGCTGTTTGATTTACGGAAAAGAAAGGCTCATTGCCACCATTGGCATAGAAAACATGGCGGTCATAGATACTCCCGATGCCTTAATGGTCTGTCCCCTGGACCAGACCCAGAGGATCAGGGAGGTGGTGGACAGGCTAAAAGAGCAGAACAGCCGGGTCCATATAGAGCATCAGACGGTGGAAAGGCCCTGGGGCAGTTACACGGTGATTCAGGAGGGGCCGGGGTATAAAATAAAGAAGATTATCGTGAACCCTAAACAGAAGCTCAGCCTGCAGATGCACTATCACCGCAGCGAACACTGGATCGTGGTTCAGGGGACTGCCAAAATAACCAATGGTTCTACGGAAATATTTGTTCATGAGAATGAATCTTCATATATTGCCAAATCTACCCTTCACCGCCTGGAAAACCCCGGGACCATCCCCCTGGAAATCATTGAAGCCCAATGTGGGAGCTATTTAGGGGAAGATGATATCGTAAGGATAGATGACGATTATGGCCGTGAAGTATAG
- a CDS encoding GDP-L-fucose synthase family protein: protein MQPTSKIYVAGHTGLVGSNILRRLKGEGFNNLVTRTSKELDLKNQQAVEDFFKAEQPEYVFMAAARVGGIMANSTFPAEFIYDNLSVQINVIHQSYVNGVKKLLFLGSSCIYPKFAPQPMKEEYLLSGPLEPTNEPYAVAKIAGIIMCQSYNRQYSTNFISVMPTNLYGPGDNFDLETSHVLPALIRKFHEAKVNGELSVTVWGTGIPRREFLHVEDLAQACTFLMSDYDENEIVNVGVGSDISILELAHMIKEIVEYDGEIIFDDTKPDGMARKLLDVSRINQMGWNPVYSLYDGIKSTYKWYVEKYGK, encoded by the coding sequence ATGCAGCCAACGAGTAAAATTTATGTGGCGGGCCATACCGGCCTGGTGGGGTCAAACATTTTACGCAGGCTTAAAGGAGAGGGATTCAACAACTTGGTCACCCGAACCTCCAAAGAGCTGGACTTAAAAAACCAGCAGGCGGTGGAGGATTTTTTCAAAGCTGAACAGCCGGAATATGTTTTTATGGCGGCAGCCCGGGTGGGGGGGATTATGGCCAACAGCACTTTTCCTGCAGAATTTATATATGACAATCTTTCCGTTCAGATAAATGTGATTCACCAGTCCTATGTAAATGGAGTGAAAAAGCTTCTTTTTTTAGGGAGTTCCTGTATATATCCCAAATTCGCTCCGCAGCCCATGAAAGAGGAATACCTGCTGAGCGGCCCTTTAGAGCCCACCAATGAGCCTTATGCCGTTGCTAAAATAGCGGGAATTATCATGTGTCAGTCCTATAACCGGCAGTACAGCACCAATTTTATTTCTGTTATGCCCACCAACCTTTATGGGCCTGGGGATAACTTTGACCTGGAAACTTCCCATGTTCTGCCGGCCTTAATACGGAAATTCCATGAGGCTAAGGTCAATGGGGAACTCTCGGTAACCGTATGGGGGACCGGTATCCCCCGCCGGGAATTCTTGCACGTAGAAGATCTGGCTCAGGCCTGTACTTTCTTAATGAGTGATTACGACGAAAACGAAATAGTCAACGTGGGGGTAGGTTCGGATATTTCTATTCTTGAGCTGGCCCACATGATTAAGGAAATTGTTGAATATGATGGGGAAATTATTTTTGATGACACCAAACCCGACGGCATGGCCCGGAAGCTTTTAGACGTCAGCCGGATAAACCAGATGGGATGGAACCCCGTCTATAGTTTATATGACGGGATTAAGAGCACATATAAATGGTATGTTGAAAAATACGGGAAGTAA
- a CDS encoding SDR family oxidoreductase codes for MNQTAKSLIIGANGLIGRQVADQLESRGTEWVGFYNKRPAENLRPLDITDFPQVTAALEELKPEVIYFCSNLAGGVNFCEDNLEKAKLFHVGSIQNLGGACAALGTRLVFISSDYVFPDMDRPAREDDPPQPLNIYGELKLEAELWIRENVPLHVIVRTTNVYGWDPQTVTPNYMMSLYRTLQQEKAFKAPSFLWGNPTFGGDLAAAMIELSDLNARGVFHVVGPDYVNRHEWALEACNILGLNPRLVEEIKVPPPDLVPRPMTLSLDTKKFNSTCTTVLKGFRQGLQKMKVQIENHNE; via the coding sequence ATGAACCAAACAGCTAAATCCCTAATAATCGGGGCCAACGGCCTGATCGGCCGGCAGGTGGCAGATCAGTTAGAGTCCCGGGGCACGGAATGGGTTGGTTTTTACAACAAAAGGCCTGCCGAGAACTTACGTCCGCTGGATATTACTGACTTTCCTCAAGTTACCGCAGCTCTAGAGGAGCTGAAACCTGAGGTAATTTATTTCTGTTCCAATTTGGCGGGGGGAGTTAATTTTTGCGAAGACAATCTAGAAAAGGCAAAGCTTTTTCATGTGGGCTCTATACAGAACCTGGGAGGAGCCTGTGCTGCTCTTGGAACCCGTCTGGTCTTTATTTCATCGGATTATGTTTTTCCGGACATGGATCGCCCCGCCCGGGAGGATGACCCTCCCCAACCATTAAATATCTATGGAGAGTTAAAATTAGAGGCGGAACTGTGGATACGGGAAAATGTTCCCCTACATGTCATCGTTAGAACTACTAACGTATATGGTTGGGATCCCCAAACGGTTACGCCCAACTATATGATGAGCCTGTACCGCACCCTGCAGCAGGAGAAGGCCTTTAAAGCTCCCTCTTTTCTTTGGGGTAATCCCACCTTTGGAGGAGATCTGGCGGCAGCTATGATAGAGTTATCGGATTTGAACGCCCGGGGAGTTTTTCACGTGGTGGGCCCAGATTATGTAAACAGGCATGAATGGGCTCTGGAGGCCTGCAATATACTGGGGTTAAATCCCCGGCTGGTGGAAGAAATAAAAGTTCCTCCACCTGACCTGGTACCCCGCCCCATGACCCTTTCTTTGGATACAAAGAAATTTAACAGCACTTGTACTACGGTGCTTAAGGGATTTCGCCAGGGACTTCAAAAAATGAAGGTTCAGATAGAGAATCATAACGAATAA